The Equus przewalskii isolate Varuska chromosome 5, EquPr2, whole genome shotgun sequence genome window below encodes:
- the CYP27A1 gene encoding sterol 26-hydroxylase, mitochondrial isoform X3, with the protein MRQEGKYPVRDYMELWKAHRDLHGLAYGPFTTEGESWYRLRQALNQRLLKPTEAALYTDALNEVIDDFMVRLSQLQAESASGDQVPDIAHHFYHFALEAISYILFEKRIGCLERSIPQDTRTFIRSIDLMFKNSVYSTILPKWTRSVLPFWKRYLDGWNTIFSFGKKLIDQKLEEIEAQLQTGGPDGVQISGYLHFLLTSGQLSPHEAMGSLPELLLAGVDTVGEGGRRGDQGLPAPILNQFPIIPHLSLIFVPPEIPPHFVSHSTSQTSNTLTWALYHLSKHPEIQAALHKEVMGVVPAGQVPQHKDFAHMPLLKAVLKETLRLYPVVPVNSRVITEKEIEVGGFFFPKNTQFVLCHYVASRDPSIFPEPESFRPERWLRKSQTDTLRVQHPFGSVPFGYGVRACLGRRIAELEMQLLLTRLIQQYEVALAPETGEVKSMARVVLVPSKKVGLRFLQRQC; encoded by the exons GGAAGGAGAGTCCTGGTACCGGCTGCGCCAGGCTCTGAACCAGCGGCTACTGAAGCCAACTGAGGCTGCGCTCTACACGGATGCTCTGAACGAGGTGATCGATGACTTCATGGTTCGACTGAGCCAGTTGCAGGCGGAGAGTGCCTCGGGGGACCAGGTACCTGACATCGCTCACCATTTCTACCACTTTGCCTTGGAAG CTATTTCCTACATCCTGTTTGAGAAACGTATTGGCTGCTTGGAGCGCTCCATCCCCCAGGACACCAGGACCTTCATCAGATCTATCGATCTCATGTTCAAGAACTCAGTCTATAGCACCATCCTCCCCAAGTGGACCCGTTCTGTGCTCCCTTTCTGGAAGCGATACCTGGATGGCTGGAACACCATCTTCTCTTTTG GGAAGAAGCTGATTGATCAGAAACTCGAGGAAATAGAGGCCCAGCTGCAGACAGGGGGCCCAGATGGGGTCCAGATATCTGGCTACCTGCATTTCCTGCTGACCAGCGGACAGCTCAGTCCTCATGAGGCCATGGGCAGCCTGCCTGAGCTGCTCCTGGCTGGAGTAGACACGGTGGGTGAGGGGGGCCGGCGAGGAGACCAGGGACTCCCAGCTCCCATCCTGAACCAATTCCCCATTATCCCCCACCTGAGCCTGATCTTCGTCCCTCCAG AAATCCCTCCTCACTTCGTCTCTCACTCGACCTCCCAGACATCCAACACGTTGACGTGGGCCCTGTACCACCTTTCAAAGCACCCAGAGATCCAGGCGGCCTTGCACAAGGAGGTGATGGGCGTGGTGCCAGCTGGGCAGGTGCCTCAGCACAAGGACTTTGCTCACATGCCCCTGCTCAAAGCTGTACTTAAGGAGACCCTGCG CCTCTACCCTGTGGTCCCCGTGAACTCCCGGGTCATCACggaaaaggaaattgaagttgGTGGCTTCTTCTTCCCCAAGAAT ACCCAGTTTGTGCTGTGCCACTATGTGGCGTCCCGGGACCCTAGCATCTTCCCTGAGCCGGAGAGCTTCCGGCCTGAACGCTGGCTGAGGAAGAGCCAGACTGATACCCTCAGGGTCCAACACCCGTTTGGCTCTGTGCCCTTCGGCTATGGGGTCCGAGCTTGCCTGGGCCGCAGGATCGCAGAGCTGGAGATGCAGCTGCTGCTGACAAGG CTGATCCAGCAGTACGAGGTGGCCCTGGCCCCTGAGACGGGGGAGGTGAAGAGCATGGCCCGCGTCGTCCTGGTTCCCAGTAAGAAGGTGGGCCTGCGTTTCCTGCAGAGACAGTGCTGA